The sequence AACGTATCAAATGCAGTTGAAATGGGCCCTGTTCCTAACTCACATGGCCTAAAGTTGGAAGTGACTTCAATCCCAACTGATACTGAGGTCCACCACAAGTTCATTGGTGACATGATTTATGCATTGCTTTCTACCTAATAACGATTTAGTTGAGTGGTAGTGACACATAGTCTATAACTGACAAAAGCCGTGATGTCTTTTAAATTACATGTAAAATGCACAGTGGCTCCCTAGCAACTTCTCTGCTTCTATCCTTGTctctaataattattaatataagtcACTGGGAGAGTCAACAGCAAAAGACTAAAATATAATTCGAAAAATCTAAAGGAAAGGTTACCACCTCTAAGCCTTGCCGCGACACTGCCATTAGACATGAAAGGATACACAAGAAGCCTTTCATTAGGTGTGGCACAATATCCAATAATGCGAAGCAAATTCCGGTGAACAGCTAGGCTGATCATCTCTAATTCAGTCCTAAACTGTGATTCTCCAGTGGTTCCTGTCAGATCTTTTAGTCGCTTCACCGCCACCAGCGCCCCATCTGCCAACTTTCCCCTGTAAACGTTGCCAAATCCTCCTGTGCCAAGAATGTTCTTCGAACTGTAATTGTCTGTAGCGTGCTGGAGTTCCTTAAATGTGAAGCATCTAAGATTTCCAAGACTTGTAAGATCCTCCTCTTGAACGTCTGATGATAGAATATAATATGGATTAGATATTAAAAACATGAGTGAATTAGATATATTACTATACTTGGGTGAAATCAACTACCTGTAGAGTTTAAAATGGATTGCGTTCTCTTCGCGTTTCGTTTCCAACCGAGAAATCCTAACGCAACGACTAAGATTAATACAAAGCTGAGGCTCAGTCCAAGTGCAATTAATAGTTTCATGGAACTCGGCCGGCCTGGATTTATGCAAGGAAAATAAATTACAGTtgtaaaaagaaaacaaaatattcttgGATAAAAACATGAATGCATAGAGAATTAATAATTTACCAGATGATGGATCCATGGTAAACGAAAAAAAGCTAGCCAAGATTGATCCAGAACATTTTTCACTGGAGTGACTCCAACAAATTAAAGGGTTACCCAATATGCTGCAACATAAATCCATTACAACAAAAAAAtgacaaaacaaaaacaattatttttcatgcattatgaatgattatgtatatataaaaaataaagtcaATATTATCAATAGTAAAGAGTTGTGCAGAGAATCCATACTTAAATGTTTTGGTATGAAAAGTGGGCACTGGTCCACTAAGATTGTTGTAGGACAAATCCCAGCGCATAAATTCAACAAATTCAGAACCTCCTATGATTCACATGTTGAAACGAATACTAGATATAATTCTATAACTAATCAGACAACATgataaacaacaaaaacaaaatgtgGAATTTAAATAAGATAGAGTGCTCATACTCACAAGAAAGTAAGTTGGGGTAGACTGGCTAAAACCAGAGGAAGATCCCCACTCAAGCAATTGTTATTGAACCTCCTATACATTACAAGACAAATTACGACCATAAGGCAGACCAAATAGGGTTATAGAAAGGGATGTAAGTCAAGGGTGAACTACCCAGGGTGATTAGAGACAATCAACTATCTGTTCAAACATATTTGAACtttcatgcataattacatGAACAATTTCAGTATGCAGTCGTGGAAGAGTTTTCACGTAAATTTGTgtgagatatttttttaattttcctttaaattttagtttcttCTTCCTCACAAAAAGAACCCGGGCAAGTATAAAAGCAGGGGCACAGCGAATGGCCTTCAACTCAAAATATCACCATTCTCCCAATCATATCTATCTAAAAATTGTTTACCATATGATTCTAAATAGAAAATTCTAGCAAGAATACTGGGGAAGAATTACACTCACAGATACTGGAGATGGTTCAAGGAACCCAATGACTTGGGAATATGACCAGAAAACTTGTTACTAGAGAGATCCAATGTTTGAAGACTGGAAAGATGGCCTAATTCTTCTGGAATATGCCcagaaatattattattttgcaagaGTCTGCAGATAGAAACGTGAAAATTTCAGAACCAAGCCACACTAAAAGGCTTATTCACGATTAAGAATTACCACATGTGAAAAGTTTCAACAATTTGCTTACACTTGTTTGAGGGTTGTGAGGTTTGCTATCATCCCTGGCAAAGAACCTGATAAACCTTGGCTAGGAGCTCCCCTGCACAAAATTCATTCACAATTCTAAACAAGAAGACAGTTGCAGGCAaatgtttcttttttctttacacTGCAGTGAATGCAAAACATATAAACACAcataaaaacacacacacacacacacacacatatatataccaCTTATTAATCAAAAGTATTTAAAAAGCAAAAAACAAGAATACTCACAAAGCAGTGACAAGATTATCAGAATTACAAGTGATCATAGACCAGCTACAAGGGTCAACAGAATCCTCATCCCAGTTGCTCAGAACTCCGCGAGGATCATCCAAACTTTCCTTTATACCGATCAAAGCTTCCACTGAAACCCAGAAAACATCCAAAAGAATCAGTTTCAGtaagctaaaaaaaaaattatttatt comes from Primulina huaijiensis isolate GDHJ02 unplaced genomic scaffold, ASM1229523v2 scaffold10763, whole genome shotgun sequence and encodes:
- the LOC140965558 gene encoding probable LRR receptor-like serine/threonine-protein kinase At4g30520, translated to MITCNSDNLVTALGAPSQGLSGSLPGMIANLTTLKQVLLQNNNISGHIPEELGHLSSLQTLDLSSNKFSGHIPKSLGSLNHLQYLRFNNNCLSGDLPLVLASLPQLTFLDLSYNNLSGPVPTFHTKTFNILGNPLICWSHSSEKCSGSILASFFSFTMDPSSGRPSSMKLLIALGLSLSFVLILVVALGFLGWKRNAKRTQSILNSTDVQEEDLTSLGNLRCFTFKELQHATDNYSSKNILGTGGFGNVYRGKLADGALVAVKRLKDLTGTTGESQFRTELEMISLAVHRNLLRIIGYCATPNERLLVYPFMSNGSVAARLRGKPGLDWNTRKSIAIGAARGLLYLHEQCDPKIIHRDVKAANVLLDDFFEAVVGDFGLAKLLDHAESHVTTAVRGTVGHIAPEYLSTGQSSEKTDVFGFGILLLELITGMRALEFGKWANQKGAVLEWAKQIQQEKKVELLVDRELGINFDRIEVGEMLQVALLCTQNLPAHRPKMSDVVRMLEGDGLAEKWAAVHNYVNTATNFSRENRKSRSVSSPGKEDVVHNQSSMFGTTLTMDNDYDAHCMELSGPR